The Camelina sativa cultivar DH55 chromosome 14, Cs, whole genome shotgun sequence genome includes a window with the following:
- the LOC104739154 gene encoding glucose-induced degradation protein 8 homolog: MDPRQFEHSVVGDNDIHSIVMSYLLHNCFNETADSLASCTGGVKQPAGDRDNIQRRKQIIHFVLEMKALKAVELTDQLAKDLLEKNKDLHFDLLRLHFVELVCARKCNEAIEFAKTILAPFGTVQKYVEKLEDAMALLAYDDPEKSPLFHLLSSEYRQQVADNLNRTILEHTNQPSYTPMERIIQHVTVVRQYLTEENGKDAFPPFALKDSLKG, encoded by the exons ATGGATCCTCGTCAATTCGAACACTCC GTTGTGGGTGATAATGATATTCACAGCATTGTAATGTCATATCTTCTGCACAACTGCTTCAACGAAACTGCAGACTCCCTCGCTTCTTGTACTGGTGGTGTTAAACAACCTGCTGGTGATCGTGATAATATCCAGAGAAGAAAAC aaATCATACATTTTGTACTGGAGATGAAGGCATTGAAGGCTGTTGAACTAACTGATCAGCTAGCTAAAGACTTGCTTGAGAAAAACAAGGATTTGCACTTTGATCTTCTACGCCTTCATTTTGTGGAGCTAGTCTGTGCTCGGAAATG CAATGAAGCTATTGAATTTGCTAAGACAATATTGGCTCCTTTTGGGACCGTCCAAAAATACGTAGAAAAGCTTGAA GACGCAATGGCATTGCTGGCTTATGATGACCCTGAGAAATCCCCACTGTTCCATCTCTTGAGCTCTGAATACCGACAACAGGTTGCCGATAATCTGAACCGCACAATTCTTG AACACACAAACCAACCAAGCTACACACCAATGGAAAGGATTATACAACACGTGACAGTTGTGAGACAATACTTGACTGAGGAGAACGGCAAA GATGCGTTTCCTCCATTCGCTTtgaaggattctctcaaaggcTAA
- the LOC104739155 gene encoding probable transcription factor PosF21 codes for MDKEKSPAPPPSGGLPPPSGRYSTFSPNASSFAMKAESSFPPPHLTPTGSSSSSADATNRFSHDISRMPDNPPKNLGHRRAHSEILTLPDDLSFDSDLGVVGAADGPSFSDDTDEDLMYMYLDMDKFNSSATSTSQMVEPSEPAWRNELGVSTSNLQSAPGSSSERPRIRHQHSQSMDGSTTIKPEMLMSGNEDVSGVDSKKAISAAKLSELALIDPKRAKRIWANRQSAARSKERKMRYIAELERKVQTLQTEATSLSAQLTLLQRDTNGMNVENNELKIRVQTMEQQVHLQDALNDALKEEVQHLKVLTGQGTSNGAPVMNYGSFGPNQPFYPNNQSMHTVLAAQQFQQLQIQSQKQQQQQQQQHQQFQFQQQQLYQLQQQQQRLQQQEQQSGASDVRRPIPSSGQKESVASPDLEAPSTKD; via the exons ATGGATAAAGAGAAATCTCCAGCACCACCACCTAGTGGAGGCTTACCTCCACCATCAGGTCGTTACTCAACGTTTTCACCAAATGCAAGTAGCTTTGCAATGAAAGCTGAATCATCGTTTCCTCCTCCTCACTTGACTCCAACTgggagcagcagcagcagcgcAGATGCTACTAACCGGTTCAGCCATGATATAAGCCGAATGCCGGATAATCCACCTAAGAATCTTGGCCATCGCCGAGCTCATTCGGAGATTCTTACTCTCCCTGATGACTTGAGCTTTGATAGTGATCTTGGTGTTGTTGGTGCTGCTGATGGACCTTCTTTCTCTGATGACACCGATGAGGACTTGATGTATATGTATCTTGATATGGATAAATTTAATTCTTCGGCTACTTCTACTTCGCAAATGGTTGAGCCATCAGAGCCTGCTTGGAGGAATGAATTAGGAGTCTCCACTTCTAACCTTCAGAGTGCGCCTGGTAGCTCTAGTGAAAGACCGAGAATCAGGCACCAACATAGCCAATCGATGGACGGTTCAACAACTATCAAGCCTGAGATGCTTATGTCTGGGAATGAAGATGTGTCTGGAGTTGACTCTAAGAAAGCCATCTCTGCTGCTAAACTTTCTGAGCTTGCTCTCATTGATCCAAAACGTGCTAAGAg GATTTGGGCAAACAGGCAGTCTGCAGCAAGGTCAAAAGAGAGGAAGATGAGATACATAGCAGAGCTCGAGAGGAAAGTACAGACTTTACAAACAGAGGCAACGTCTCTCTCAGCCCAGTTGACTCTGTTACAG AGAGATACAAATGGCATGAATGTTGAAAACAATGAGCTTAAAATACGAGTACAAACAATGGAGCAACAGGTTCACCTACAGGATG CATTAAATGATGCACTGAAGGAGGAAGTCCAGCATCTTAAGGTATTGACGGGGCAAGGTACATCAAACGGTGCACCAGTGATGAACTATGGTTCTTTTGGACCAAACCAGCCATTTTATCCCAATAATCAGTCGATGCACACCGTCTTAGCTgcacaacagttccagcagcTCCAGATCCAGTCACAAaaacaacagcagcaacaacaacagcagcaccAGCAATTTCAGTTTCAGCAGCAGCAACTGTATCagcttcagcagcagcagcagaggCTTCAACAACAGGAACAACAAAGCGGGGCCTCAGACGTAAGAAGGCCCATCCCTTCTTCAGGTCAGAAAGAGAGTGTGGCATCGCCTGATCTTGAAGCTCCCTCGACAAAAGATTGA
- the LOC104739156 gene encoding delta-9 acyl-lipid desaturase 1-like, translating to MSLSTSEKEENHRKMAADKGEKGRKKRAMWERKWKRLDIVKAFASLFVHFLCLLAPFNFTWPALRVALIIYTVGGLGITVSYHRNLAHRSFKVPKWLEYFFAYCGLLAIQGDPIDWVSTHRYHHQFTDSDRDPHSPNEGFWFSHLLWLFDTGYLVEKCGRRTNVEDLKRQWYYKFLQRTVLYHILAFGFLLYYFGGLSFLTWGMGIGVAMEHHVTCLINSLCHVWGSRTWKTNDTSRNVWWLSVFSFGESWHNNHHAFESSARQGLEWWQIDISWYIVRFLEIIGLATDVKLPSDSQRRRMALVR from the exons ATGTCATTGTCAACGTCGGAGAAGGAGGAGAATCACCGGAAAATGGCGGCGGACAAGGGAGAGAAGGGGAGGAAGAAAAGGGCAATGTGGGAAAGAAAGTGGAAGAGATTGGACATTGTGAAAGCTTTTGCTTCCCTCTTTGTGCATTTCCTATGTCTCTTGGCTCCTTTCAATTTCACTTGGCCGGCCTTAAGAGTCGCCCTTATTATTTATACGGTGGGTGGGCTCGGTATCACCGTCTCGTACCACCGAAATCTGGCTCACCGGAGCTTCAAAGTCCCTAAATGGCTCGAGTATTTCTTCGCTTATTGCGGCCTTCTTGCCATTCAG GGAGATCCTATTGATTGGGTGAGCACACATCGATACCATCACCAGTTTACAGATTCTGATAGGGACCCGCATAGTCCTAATGAGGGGTTTTGGTTCAGTCACCTCCTATGGCTATTTGATACCGGTTACCTTGTAGAAAAG TGTGGAAGAAGGACAAATGTGGAGGACTTAAAGAGGCAGTGGTACTATAAATTCCTTCAAAGAACAGTCCTTTACCACATTCTAGCATTTGGTTTCCTCCTCTATTACTTTGGCGGTCTCTCCTTTCTTACTTGGGGAATG GGTATTGGCGTAGCAATGGAACATCACGTGACTTGCCTCATCAACTCACTTTGCCATGTTTGGGGAAGTCGGACTTGGAAGACAAATGACACTTCTCGTAATGTTTG GTGGCTATCAGTATTCTCGTTTGGAGAGAGCTGGCACAACAATCACCACGCATTCGAGTCATCGGCGAGACAAGGCTTGGAATGGTGGCAAATCGACATCTCTTGGTACATCGTCCGATTTCTCGAGATTATCGGTTTGGCTACTGATGTCAAGTTGCCTTCAGATAGTCAACGACGTCGTATGGCATTGGTTCGTTGA
- the LOC104739157 gene encoding delta-9 desaturase-like 1 protein, protein MGDTTKDDDSSSQSKSVRREKRAYFFRKWTRIDLMRASAVGAVHVLCLLAPFNFKWEALRFGVMLAIVTSLSITFSYHRNLTHRSFKLPKWLEYPFAYSALFALQGHPIDWVSTHRFHHQFTDSDRDPHSPIEGFWFSHVFWIFDTNYIREKCGGRNNVMDLKQQWFYRFLRNTIGLHILTFWGLVYFWGGLPYLTCGVGVGGAIGYHGTWLINSACHIWGSQAWNTKDTSRNVWWLGLFTMGESWHNNHHAFEASARHGLEWYQVDITWYLIRFFQALGLATDVKLPTDAQKRKMAFAR, encoded by the exons ATGGGGGACACCACTAAGGACGATGATTCCTCCAGCCAAAGCAAATCGGTGCGTAGGGAAAAGAGAGCCTACTTTTTCAGGAAATGGACCCGGATCGATCTGATGAGAGCTTCCGCTGTTGGGGCTGTTCATGTATTGTGTCTGTTGGCTCCGTTTAACTTTAAATGGGAAGCTCTCCGGTTCGGTGTGATGCTTGCCATAGTGACTAGTCTCAGCATTACATTCTCATACCATAGGAACTTGACTCACCGAAGCTTTAAGCTTCCTAAATGGCTTGAATATCCCTTCGCTTACTCTGCCCTTTTTGCGCTTCAG ggTCATCCAATAGATTGGGTGAGCACCCATAGGTTCCATCACCAGTTCACAGATTCAGATCGTGACCCACATAGCCCTATTGAAGGATTCTGGTTCAGTCACGTCTTTTGGATATTCGACACCAATTACATTAGAGAAAAG TGTGGAGGACGTAACAACGTGATGGACTTAAAGCAACAATGGTTCTATAGGTTTCTTCGAAACACAATTGGTCTCCACATCTTAACCTTTTGGGGCCTCGTCTATTTCTGGGGCGGTCTACCTTACCTAACTTGCGGCGTG gGTGTTGGGGGAGCAATAGGTTACCATGGGACTTGGCTCATAAACTCGGCGTGCCATATTTGGGGCTCGCAAGCGTGGAACACCAAGGACACCTCTCGTAACGTttg GTGGCTAGGGCTATTCACGATGGGAGAGAGCTGGCACAACAACCACCATGCCTTTGAGGCGTCAGCTAGGCACGGATTGGAATGGTATCAGGTAGACATAACTTGGTACCTCATTCGGTTCTTCCAGGCTCTCGGTTTAGCCACCGATGTCAAATTACCCACAGATGCTCAGAAACGCAAGATGGCTTTCGCTCGTTAG
- the LOC104739158 gene encoding delta-9 desaturase-like 1 protein isoform X1, producing MGDAAKYDGSSQIKSERKEKRAFFLRQWTQFDVEKASAVVVVHLLCLVAPFYFKWEAILFSWILTMVTNICITFSYHRNLTHRSFKLPKWLEYLFAYTALFALQGHPIDWVSTHRFHHQFTDSDRDPHSPMEGFWFSHVLWIFDSDYIREKVAKRLQNCGRRNNVMDLKQQWFYRFLGKTMGLHISAFWTLIYLWGGLPYLTWGVGVGGVLAYHLTWLINSACHIWGSQAWNTKDTSRNVWWLGLFTFGESWHNNHHAFEGSARHGLEWYQVDVTWYLIRFFQALGLATNVKLPTDAQKRKMAFAR from the exons ATGGGTGACGCAGCTAAGTATGATGGCTCTAGCCAAATCAAATCAGAGCGCAAGGAAAAAAGAGCTTTTTTCTTAAGACAATGGACCCAGTTCGATGTAGAGAAAGCTTCGGCTGTTGTAGTCGTGCATCTGTTATGTCTAGTGGCTCCATTTTACTTCAAATGGGAAGCAATCTTGTTCAGTTGGATTCTCACCATGGTGACTAACATTTGCATCACATTCTCTTACCACAGGAACTTGACTCACCGGAGCTTTAAGTTACCTAAATGGCTTGAATATTTATTCGCCTATACTGCTCTTTTCGCGTTGCAG GGTCATCCAATAGATTGGGTGAGTACACATAGGTTCCATCACCAGTTCACAGATTCGGACCGCGATCCACATAGCCCTATGGAAGGATTCTGGTTCAGCCATGTCTTGTGGATATTTGACTCCGATTATATCAGAGAAAAGGTAGCTAAACGTTTACAAAAC TGTGGAAGACGTAACAATGTGATGGACTTGAAGCAACAATGGTTCTATAGGTTTCTTGGAAAGACAATGGGTCTCCACATCTCAGCATTTTGGACCCTCATCTACTTATGGGGTGGTCTACCTTACTTAACTTGGGGCGTG gGTGTTGGAGGAGTATTAGCTTACCATTTGACTTGGCTCATAAACTCGGCATGCCATATTTGGGGTTCGCAAGCGTGGAACACCAAAGACACCTCTCGTAACGTTTg GTGGCTAGGGCTATTCACGTTTGGAGAGAGCTGGCACAACAACCACCATGCCTTTGAGGGGTCGGCTAGGCACGGACTAGAATGGTATCAGGTAGACGTAACTTGGTACCTCATTCGGTTCTTCCAGGCTCTCGGTTTAGCCACTAATGTCAAATTGCCTACTGATGCTCAGAAACGCAAGATGGCTTTCGCTCGTTAG
- the LOC104739158 gene encoding delta-9 desaturase-like 1 protein isoform X2, with amino-acid sequence MGDAAKYDGSSQIKSERKEKRAFFLRQWTQFDVEKASAVVVVHLLCLVAPFYFKWEAILFSWILTMVTNICITFSYHRNLTHRSFKLPKWLEYLFAYTALFALQGHPIDWVSTHRFHHQFTDSDRDPHSPMEGFWFSHVLWIFDSDYIREKCGRRNNVMDLKQQWFYRFLGKTMGLHISAFWTLIYLWGGLPYLTWGVGVGGVLAYHLTWLINSACHIWGSQAWNTKDTSRNVWWLGLFTFGESWHNNHHAFEGSARHGLEWYQVDVTWYLIRFFQALGLATNVKLPTDAQKRKMAFAR; translated from the exons ATGGGTGACGCAGCTAAGTATGATGGCTCTAGCCAAATCAAATCAGAGCGCAAGGAAAAAAGAGCTTTTTTCTTAAGACAATGGACCCAGTTCGATGTAGAGAAAGCTTCGGCTGTTGTAGTCGTGCATCTGTTATGTCTAGTGGCTCCATTTTACTTCAAATGGGAAGCAATCTTGTTCAGTTGGATTCTCACCATGGTGACTAACATTTGCATCACATTCTCTTACCACAGGAACTTGACTCACCGGAGCTTTAAGTTACCTAAATGGCTTGAATATTTATTCGCCTATACTGCTCTTTTCGCGTTGCAG GGTCATCCAATAGATTGGGTGAGTACACATAGGTTCCATCACCAGTTCACAGATTCGGACCGCGATCCACATAGCCCTATGGAAGGATTCTGGTTCAGCCATGTCTTGTGGATATTTGACTCCGATTATATCAGAGAAAAG TGTGGAAGACGTAACAATGTGATGGACTTGAAGCAACAATGGTTCTATAGGTTTCTTGGAAAGACAATGGGTCTCCACATCTCAGCATTTTGGACCCTCATCTACTTATGGGGTGGTCTACCTTACTTAACTTGGGGCGTG gGTGTTGGAGGAGTATTAGCTTACCATTTGACTTGGCTCATAAACTCGGCATGCCATATTTGGGGTTCGCAAGCGTGGAACACCAAAGACACCTCTCGTAACGTTTg GTGGCTAGGGCTATTCACGTTTGGAGAGAGCTGGCACAACAACCACCATGCCTTTGAGGGGTCGGCTAGGCACGGACTAGAATGGTATCAGGTAGACGTAACTTGGTACCTCATTCGGTTCTTCCAGGCTCTCGGTTTAGCCACTAATGTCAAATTGCCTACTGATGCTCAGAAACGCAAGATGGCTTTCGCTCGTTAG